One Gimesia aquarii DNA segment encodes these proteins:
- the pheA gene encoding prephenate dehydratase — MAKKKAVKKATSTSKSKAAVKKQPAQKQPARKSSSSKRNPASIQSELKKIDREIVKLVNKRCSMTIKQIKSDPDPRAAMFDPKSDEELREFIEKLNSSGPLTNNAVRGIFRQILSSARRQIHPQRVAYLGPAYSYTHLAALERFGEEADMVPVNTIGAVFEEVNRGNTEFGVVPIENSTDGRVVDTLDMFTRLPLRICGEVLIAVHHNLLARCERSEITEIYSKPQALSQCREWLSRNMPQAHLHEVTSTSTAAQLAATKPGAAAVASHQASVEYDLQIIVEGIEDNTNNVTRFAVIGEEVCEPTGKDRTAILVHIAHKAGSLADTLQIFKKNKVNLTWIESFPLRGEEPGYLFFIDFEGHIQEAHIKRTISELEKRVVRLETMGSYPRSGILE; from the coding sequence ATGGCCAAGAAAAAAGCGGTTAAAAAAGCCACCTCAACAAGCAAATCGAAGGCGGCAGTAAAAAAACAACCAGCCCAAAAGCAACCAGCCCGAAAAAGCAGTAGCAGTAAAAGAAACCCGGCCTCAATACAGTCCGAGTTAAAGAAAATTGACCGTGAAATTGTAAAATTGGTCAATAAACGCTGCTCAATGACGATAAAACAGATCAAGTCAGATCCTGATCCACGGGCTGCCATGTTTGACCCCAAGTCAGACGAAGAACTCCGCGAATTCATTGAAAAGCTGAATTCATCTGGACCACTTACCAATAATGCGGTTCGAGGAATCTTCCGGCAAATTTTAAGTTCTGCTCGCAGACAAATCCACCCACAGCGAGTTGCCTATCTTGGACCAGCGTATAGCTATACCCATTTGGCAGCACTGGAGCGTTTTGGGGAAGAAGCTGACATGGTTCCCGTGAATACAATTGGCGCAGTCTTTGAAGAAGTAAATCGGGGTAACACCGAATTTGGTGTCGTACCCATAGAAAACAGTACCGATGGACGCGTCGTCGACACACTCGATATGTTTACCAGACTTCCTCTCAGAATTTGTGGAGAAGTTCTGATCGCTGTTCATCACAACCTGCTGGCACGTTGTGAACGCAGTGAAATCACGGAAATCTACAGTAAACCGCAAGCACTATCCCAGTGTCGTGAATGGCTTTCGAGAAATATGCCACAAGCACACTTACATGAAGTGACCAGCACTTCAACTGCAGCCCAACTAGCTGCGACGAAACCAGGTGCAGCTGCCGTTGCCAGCCATCAAGCATCAGTCGAATATGATCTTCAAATTATCGTCGAAGGAATAGAAGATAACACCAACAATGTAACCCGTTTTGCTGTCATCGGCGAAGAAGTCTGTGAACCAACGGGCAAAGATCGAACTGCCATTCTAGTGCATATTGCTCATAAAGCGGGTTCGCTAGCCGATACGCTGCAAATATTCAAAAAGAACAAAGTCAATCTTACCTGGATCGAATCCTTTCCCTTACGAGGTGAAGAACCAGGGTATCTCTTCTTTATTGATTTCGAAGGGCATATTCAGGAAGCCCATATTAAAAGAACCATCAGTGAACTCGAAAAACGAGTGGTACGTCTGGAAACAATGGGTTCTTATCCACGCAGTGGCATTTTGGAATAA
- the tpiA gene encoding triose-phosphate isomerase: MRRFIVAGNWKMNTTKDTGSQLAQALAAEVPKEKTAVEVLVCPPFPYLSTIGDIVNGSGVGFGAQNCYHESPGAFTGEISTEMLSDVGCRSVILGHSERRHILKETDADINLKVKKALDAGLQVVLCVGELQSERESEQTEAVLDTQMTGGLEGVNSAAFDKIVIAYEPVWAIGTGLTATPDQAEAAHQYLRNWLKDHYSAEIADSTRILYGGSVKPDNAKELLSQENVDGALVGGASLKAELFIPIIQAAVELAES; encoded by the coding sequence ATGCGTCGCTTTATTGTAGCTGGCAACTGGAAAATGAATACCACCAAAGACACTGGATCACAATTGGCCCAAGCTTTGGCAGCTGAAGTTCCAAAAGAAAAGACAGCGGTTGAAGTGCTGGTTTGCCCCCCCTTTCCTTACCTGAGCACAATCGGTGATATCGTAAACGGATCGGGAGTCGGTTTTGGTGCCCAAAATTGTTATCATGAATCGCCTGGCGCATTCACGGGCGAAATTTCAACTGAAATGCTCTCTGATGTGGGTTGTCGCTCAGTCATACTTGGACATAGTGAACGACGACATATCCTCAAAGAAACCGACGCTGATATTAATTTAAAAGTAAAAAAAGCCCTCGATGCTGGACTTCAGGTTGTTTTGTGCGTCGGAGAGCTGCAAAGTGAACGTGAATCTGAACAGACCGAGGCTGTCCTCGACACCCAGATGACAGGTGGTCTGGAAGGTGTTAACTCAGCTGCCTTTGACAAAATTGTGATCGCTTATGAACCAGTCTGGGCAATCGGAACTGGCTTGACTGCCACTCCCGATCAGGCAGAAGCGGCTCATCAATATCTCAGAAACTGGCTCAAAGATCACTACTCTGCAGAGATTGCTGATTCAACGCGAATTCTCTATGGGGGCAGCGTCAAACCTGATAACGCGAAAGAATTACTCTCTCAGGAAAATGTGGATGGCGCCCTGGTTGGGGGAGCCAGCTTGAAAGCTGAGCTTTTTATCCCTATTATTCAGGCAGCCGTTGAATTAGCAGAGAGTTAA
- the secG gene encoding preprotein translocase subunit SecG, with the protein MLLSYLMMTLLMFLGILLIIIILLQKGRGGGLAGAFGGSGGQSALGTKAGDVFTKITVIMAVIWVILAGVSGIVARNNSGRFTGGSAAVTSDKTEMKPGEENAQDPLITEAPEDPKFNTDLKDKKEAEAPSESKTEPAPKDDEKSSTTKSEEKTDTAKPKDATTPAEKKQDTPAETEKPKSEPKSN; encoded by the coding sequence ATGCTGCTTTCATACTTGATGATGACCCTGTTGATGTTCTTAGGGATTCTTTTGATCATCATTATCTTGCTTCAAAAAGGACGCGGTGGTGGATTGGCGGGCGCCTTTGGTGGCTCTGGTGGACAGAGTGCTTTAGGAACCAAAGCCGGTGATGTGTTTACCAAAATCACAGTCATCATGGCAGTCATCTGGGTCATCTTAGCTGGTGTATCCGGAATCGTGGCCAGAAATAATTCTGGCAGGTTTACAGGAGGCTCTGCGGCTGTGACTTCTGATAAAACAGAAATGAAGCCAGGTGAAGAGAATGCTCAGGATCCACTAATTACTGAAGCACCAGAAGATCCAAAATTCAATACAGACCTCAAAGACAAAAAAGAAGCTGAGGCTCCTTCAGAGTCAAAGACAGAACCAGCTCCAAAAGATGACGAAAAATCATCCACAACGAAATCAGAAGAAAAAACGGATACAGCCAAACCCAAAGATGCCACTACACCTGCAGAGAAAAAACAGGATACCCCTGCAGAAACTGAGAAGCCTAAGTCTGAACCAAAATCGAACTAG